From one Trueperella pyogenes genomic stretch:
- a CDS encoding FKBP-type peptidyl-prolyl cis-trans isomerase translates to MRILASVAALALTLSVAACNSEASDKPTSSASTSTTTAEGTPGTAMPTVDTSGEHPILAFPDSNPPEGLQVEVLEKGTGRELAATDTVVAHYVGQVWGSSEPFDSSFKRGVPAAFSLSKVVQGWTKGLTGQTIGSKLILSIPPELGYGASGGNPAAGIGETDTIAFYIEVVDGYGVNQAGEANATMQANLDDLRVEITGALGEPATVKVKDGAKEPTGEPVVTVIARGTGAPVGGKGTTIYDQFAMSFWDNSSHENTYGSHGPQSQTLGTGSFFDALIGIPIGSRVLVEVPASEGGEGKVKAPAYAVVIDLLGQIEHSSAPTSGQTAK, encoded by the coding sequence ATGCGCATTCTTGCCAGTGTGGCAGCTCTTGCTCTGACGCTGAGCGTGGCAGCCTGTAATTCTGAAGCCTCGGACAAGCCGACGTCGTCGGCGTCGACGTCAACTACCACAGCTGAGGGCACCCCCGGAACGGCTATGCCAACGGTGGATACCTCGGGAGAACATCCCATCCTTGCTTTCCCCGATTCCAACCCACCTGAGGGCCTCCAAGTGGAGGTTCTGGAAAAGGGCACAGGGCGTGAGCTGGCGGCGACTGACACCGTCGTCGCCCATTACGTAGGGCAGGTATGGGGTTCGAGCGAACCCTTTGATTCCTCGTTCAAACGCGGTGTGCCGGCGGCTTTCTCACTGTCCAAAGTGGTTCAGGGGTGGACAAAAGGGCTCACCGGGCAGACGATTGGCTCGAAGCTGATCCTATCTATTCCGCCTGAACTTGGCTATGGCGCCTCCGGAGGCAATCCTGCGGCCGGAATCGGCGAGACGGATACGATCGCTTTCTATATCGAGGTAGTCGATGGCTACGGCGTGAACCAGGCTGGCGAGGCAAACGCCACAATGCAAGCAAACCTGGATGACTTGCGCGTTGAAATTACTGGTGCACTCGGTGAGCCTGCCACGGTCAAGGTCAAGGACGGCGCAAAGGAACCCACAGGTGAACCTGTGGTGACTGTGATAGCTCGTGGAACCGGGGCTCCTGTGGGCGGCAAGGGGACGACGATCTACGACCAGTTCGCGATGTCCTTCTGGGACAACTCCTCCCATGAGAACACTTACGGTTCTCATGGGCCACAGTCGCAAACACTTGGCACAGGCAGTTTCTTTGACGCGCTCATCGGTATCCCAATCGGATCGCGAGTACTCGTCGAGGTTCCAGCTTCCGAGGGCGGCGAGGGCAAAGTGAAGGCTCCGGCATATGCGGTGGTCATTGATCTCCTGGGCCAGATCGAGCATTCGAGCGCGCCAACCTCAGGTCAAACGGCGAAGTAG
- the erpA gene encoding iron-sulfur cluster insertion protein ErpA gives MSEALATHGVTLTEVAAEKVKSLLEQEGRDDLRLRIAVQPGGCSGLMYQLYFDERIFEDDAVAEFNGVEVLVDAKSAPYLDGATIDFADSIERQGFTIDNPQAQGTCACGESFH, from the coding sequence ATGAGCGAAGCGCTCGCAACCCACGGCGTCACGTTGACTGAGGTCGCCGCGGAAAAGGTTAAGTCATTGCTCGAACAGGAAGGACGTGACGACCTTCGCTTGCGCATCGCTGTGCAACCCGGCGGCTGTTCCGGTCTCATGTACCAGCTCTACTTCGATGAGCGCATCTTTGAAGACGACGCCGTCGCGGAGTTTAATGGAGTCGAGGTTCTTGTCGACGCTAAGTCGGCACCTTACCTCGATGGTGCAACGATTGACTTTGCCGATTCGATTGAGCGTCAGGGATTCACGATCGACAACCCACAGGCACAGGGCACCTGCGCTTGCGGAGAGTCTTTCCACTGA